The following proteins come from a genomic window of Bradysia coprophila strain Holo2 unplaced genomic scaffold, BU_Bcop_v1 contig_138, whole genome shotgun sequence:
- the LOC119073714 gene encoding uncharacterized protein LOC119073714: protein MSFLHGLIIITITIQLITTQETHTTNQFQQLNSTDSPLNINELEGTTSTSISGGNEKCYKNNNTTSLTQLQLVLLEEASIRVALTEIEEGNLEFLWDFLKNLNPAGEPLMEKIIKRSVEKYFRKASILYYGTAGIAELNSCFDSGFLKLLKFVNQSPNASWKLVGYQTLFNEITFNTTTSQKISLFLNLQHYISQDESIITDADFQTLLHNTESSIDDLIQSFKPKPSFFDCGPPMVHFDYLIKRICLTYPNKIAQLWNELSERYSMELLLQFVMELETNNRMNYTSLAIPQIKNELQF, encoded by the exons ATGAGTTTTCTACACGGACTTATTATAATCACCATAACGATCCAGTTAATAACAACTCAGGAAACGCATACAACCAATCAATTTCAACAACTGAATTCCACTGATAGTCCCTTAAATATAAATGAATTAGAAGGCACTACGTCGACAAGCATAAGTGGAGGAAACGAgaaatgttacaaaaacaACAATACGACAAGTCTCACTCAGCTTCAACTCGTACTATTGGAAGAGGCTTCCATCAGGGTAGCACTGACTGAAATTGAAGAAGGAAACTTAGAATTTCTATGGgactttctgaagaatttGAATCCGGCCGGTGAGCCATTAAtggaaaaaatcatcaaacgaAGTGTAGAGAAGTATTTCAGGAAAGCATCCATATTATATTATGGTACTGCCGGTATTGCTGAATTAAACAGTTGCTTTGATAGTGGTTTCTTGAAGTTGTTAAAGTTTGTGAATCAATCGCCTAATGCAAGTTGGAAACTGGTAGGATATCAAACgttgtttaatgaaattacatttaataCAACAACCAGTCAGAAAATATCACTGTTTCTAAATCTACAACACTACATTAGTCAAGACGAATCAATCATCACAGACGCAGACTTCCAAACTTTGTTGCATAACACAGAATCGTCAATAGATGATCTCATTCAATCTTTTAAGCCAAAACCCTCGTTTTTTGATTGTGGTCCACCAATGGTTCATTTTGACTATTTGATCAAACGGATTTGTTTAACCTATCCAAATAAAATAGCGCAACTGTGGAATGAGCTGTCGGAAAGATATTCGATGGAACTACTTCTTCAGTTTGTTATGGAATTAGAGACGAACAATCGAATGAACTATACCTCGCTGGCTATACcgcaaataaaaaacga GCTCCAGTTCTAG